Proteins encoded in a region of the Bradyrhizobium sp. CB3481 genome:
- a CDS encoding tetratricopeptide repeat protein: protein MMKSAIKLATLALFSMALVVPLPVPAFAAGGGGDPPSAAPPPPSSGAKSTTKAKKKPAKQSSADDDAFRQGYRAAHATIYERGDYAAAIDQLKALGHDDNAGVANLIGYSYRKLGDYKLSQTWYERALKADPNHVLTWQYYGLWQIEQGNRDQAAYHLTRIAAICGTSCEEYRSLAAALEKPPGTGLVY, encoded by the coding sequence ATGATGAAATCGGCAATCAAGCTCGCGACGCTCGCACTGTTTTCGATGGCCCTGGTCGTTCCGCTACCCGTTCCGGCTTTCGCCGCGGGTGGCGGCGGTGATCCGCCATCGGCCGCCCCGCCGCCGCCCTCGTCGGGAGCCAAGTCGACGACCAAAGCCAAGAAGAAGCCGGCCAAACAGTCGAGTGCCGACGATGATGCATTCCGGCAGGGATACCGTGCCGCGCATGCGACGATCTATGAGCGCGGCGATTATGCCGCCGCCATCGATCAGCTCAAGGCGCTGGGCCATGACGACAACGCCGGCGTCGCCAACCTGATCGGTTATTCCTATCGCAAGCTCGGCGACTACAAACTGTCGCAGACCTGGTACGAGCGCGCGCTGAAGGCGGACCCGAACCATGTGCTGACCTGGCAGTATTACGGGCTGTGGCAGATCGAGCAGGGCAATCGCGACCAGGCGGCGTATCATCTCACGCGGATCGCGGCGATTTGCGGCACCAGCTGTGAGGAGTATCGCTCGCTCGCCGCGGCGCTGGAAAAGCCGCCCGGCACGGGGCTCGTCTACTAA